The sequence CCCCGTCGTTGCCCGGCTCCGACGACACCTCGAATTCCTCGGATTGACCCGCACCCGCGACCAGCTCGACGAGCTCCTCGCGTGGTCCGCTCACGAGCGCCCCGGCGCCACCGCGCTCCTCGAGCACATCCTCGGCCTGGAGGCCGCGCACAAGCTCGAGCAACGCATCACGCGGCGTATCGACACCAGCGGGCTCGTCGAGCGCAAGTCGCTCGAGGCCTTCGACTGGGACTTTCAACCCAGCCTCGACAAGTCGCTCGTGCTCGAGCTCGCACGCCTCGACTTCGTGCGCCGCCACGACGACCTCGTGGTCACCGGAAACAACGGCACCGGCAAGAGCCACCTCCTCAAGGCCTTCGCCCTGCGCGCGTGCGAGCAAGGGCTCCACATGCGGTACGCGCGCTGCGTCGATCTGCTCGACGACCTCCACGCCGGCCTCGCCGATGGCACCTACGCACGCCGCCTCAAGGGCTGGGCGCGCCCGGCGCTCCTGATCATCGACGACGTCGGCCTCGGCCAGGTCAAGCGCCGTGCCGAGGAGCCGACAGCCGCGCACACCCTGTACAACCTCGTCGATCGTCGGCACGGCCACGCGTCCACCGCGGTCACCTCGAATATCGGGCTCAGCGACTGGGGCAAGTACCTCGGCGATGCCACCC is a genomic window of Candidatus Binatia bacterium containing:
- the istB gene encoding IS21-like element helper ATPase IstB, producing MTRTRDQLDELLAWSAHERPGATALLEHILGLEAAHKLEQRITRRIDTSGLVERKSLEAFDWDFQPSLDKSLVLELARLDFVRRHDDLVVTGNNGTGKSHLLKAFALRACEQGLHMRYARCVDLLDDLHAGLADGTYARRLKGWARPALLIIDDVGLGQVKRRAEEPTAAHTLYNLVDRRHGHASTAVTSNIGLSDWGKYLGDATLTAAILDRLAMHAIRIDIPGPSWRQHVAKTRAAERAPST